A genomic segment from Aegilops tauschii subsp. strangulata cultivar AL8/78 chromosome 1, Aet v6.0, whole genome shotgun sequence encodes:
- the LOC109785666 gene encoding ACT domain-containing protein ACR9 isoform X1 produces the protein MPMAGRSSGRGGGGRTVLGGRGGGPGVEDAVVMELAAGDGEDNVVTVNCPDQAGLGCDLCRTILEFGLRITRGADVSTDGQWCYVIFWVVPRSPSINVRWGSLKNRLMAMCPSSYAIPFYPEITEPGPPQFYLLKLFSTDRRGLLHDVTHILSELEFIIQRVKVSTTPDGRVVNLFFITDGMELLHTKERQEEICSMLIATLGPSLTCEILSAEGFQQGFSSLPPTISEELFRLELDECESSSGPLCAEMKKVQKATINFDNTLSPAHTLLQILCVDQKGLLYDMLRTLKDCNIKVTYGRFWSDKKGFREVDLFIKQADGKKVIDPEKQDALRSRMRSEMLHPLRVMIVNRGPDTELLVANPVELAGKGRPRVFYDATLALKALGICIFSAEIGRQAASERQWEVYRFLLDDSKEFPLSNSLTNRNRVVDRVRKTLMGCYN, from the exons ATGCCGATGGCGGGGAGATcctcgggccgcggcggcggggggaGGACGGTGCTggggggccgcggcggcgggccgggggtGGAGGACGCGGTGGTGATGGAGCTGGCGGCGGGGGACGGGGAGGACAACGTCGTCACCGTCAACTGCCCCGACCAGGCCGGCCTCGGCTGCGACCTCTGCCGCACCATCCTCGAGTTCGGCCTCCGCATCACCCGCGGCG CAGACGTGTCGACGGACGGGCAGTGGTGCTACGTGATTTTCTGGGTGGTGCCGCGCTCACCGTCCATCAACGTCCGGTGGGGGAGCCTCAAGAACCGGCTCATGGCGATGTGCCCTTCGTCATACGCAATCCCGTTCTACCCTGAAATCACCGAGCCAGGGCCCCCGCAGTTCTACCTCCTCAAGCTCTTCTCGACCGACCGTAGGGGGCTGTTGCACG ATGTTACGCATATACTGTCGGAGCTGGAGTTTATAATCCAGAGAGTGAAGGTGTCGACCACGCCTGACGGGAGGGTTGTGAACCTCTTCTTTATCACTGATGGCAT GGAACTGTTGCATACGAAGGAGAGGCAAGAAGAGATTTGCTCGATGCTGATTGCTACCTTAGGTCCTTCCCTAACTTGTGAAATCCTATCAGCGGAAGGGTTCCAGCAAGGATTCTCTTCTCTTCCACCAACAATCTCTGAGGAGCTGTTCAGATTGGAACTAGATGAATGTGAGAGCAGTTCAGGGCCTCTTTGTGCAGAGATGAAAAAGGTGCAGAAGGCCACCATCAACTTTGACAATACCCTGAGTCCTGCACACACACTGCTCCAAATTCTTTGTGTTGATCAGAAGGGTCTCCTTTATGACATGTTGAGAACACTCAAGGACTGCAACATTAAG GTCACTTATGGGCGGTTCTGGTCAGACAAGAAAGGTTTTCGAGAGGTGGATCTTTTTATCAAGCAAGCAGATGGCAAGAAGGTTATTGATCCTGAGAAACAGGATGCTCTGCGGTCCCGCATGAGGTCCGAAATGCTCCATCCTCTTAGGGTGATGATCGTCAACCGTGGACCTGACACAGAACTCCTTGTTGCCAACCCTGTTGAACTAGCCGGGAAGGGCCGGCCACGGGTCTTCTATGATGCTACTTTGGCTCTGAAAGCGCTTGGAATCTGCATTTTCTCT GCAGAAATCGGGAGACAGGCAGCGTCGGAGCGCCAATGGGAGGTCTACCGATTCCTCCTGGATGACAGCAAAGAATTTCCCTTGTCAAACAGCCTAACTAATAGGAACCGTGTTGTTGATAGAGTAAGGAAAACACTGATGGGCTGTTACAACTGA
- the LOC109785666 gene encoding ACT domain-containing protein ACR9 isoform X2 — translation MPMAGRSSGRGGGGRTVLGGRGGGPGVEDAVVMELAAGDGEDNVVTVNCPDQAGLGCDLCRTILEFGLRITRGDVSTDGQWCYVIFWVVPRSPSINVRWGSLKNRLMAMCPSSYAIPFYPEITEPGPPQFYLLKLFSTDRRGLLHDVTHILSELEFIIQRVKVSTTPDGRVVNLFFITDGMELLHTKERQEEICSMLIATLGPSLTCEILSAEGFQQGFSSLPPTISEELFRLELDECESSSGPLCAEMKKVQKATINFDNTLSPAHTLLQILCVDQKGLLYDMLRTLKDCNIKVTYGRFWSDKKGFREVDLFIKQADGKKVIDPEKQDALRSRMRSEMLHPLRVMIVNRGPDTELLVANPVELAGKGRPRVFYDATLALKALGICIFSAEIGRQAASERQWEVYRFLLDDSKEFPLSNSLTNRNRVVDRVRKTLMGCYN, via the exons ATGCCGATGGCGGGGAGATcctcgggccgcggcggcggggggaGGACGGTGCTggggggccgcggcggcgggccgggggtGGAGGACGCGGTGGTGATGGAGCTGGCGGCGGGGGACGGGGAGGACAACGTCGTCACCGTCAACTGCCCCGACCAGGCCGGCCTCGGCTGCGACCTCTGCCGCACCATCCTCGAGTTCGGCCTCCGCATCACCCGCGGCG ACGTGTCGACGGACGGGCAGTGGTGCTACGTGATTTTCTGGGTGGTGCCGCGCTCACCGTCCATCAACGTCCGGTGGGGGAGCCTCAAGAACCGGCTCATGGCGATGTGCCCTTCGTCATACGCAATCCCGTTCTACCCTGAAATCACCGAGCCAGGGCCCCCGCAGTTCTACCTCCTCAAGCTCTTCTCGACCGACCGTAGGGGGCTGTTGCACG ATGTTACGCATATACTGTCGGAGCTGGAGTTTATAATCCAGAGAGTGAAGGTGTCGACCACGCCTGACGGGAGGGTTGTGAACCTCTTCTTTATCACTGATGGCAT GGAACTGTTGCATACGAAGGAGAGGCAAGAAGAGATTTGCTCGATGCTGATTGCTACCTTAGGTCCTTCCCTAACTTGTGAAATCCTATCAGCGGAAGGGTTCCAGCAAGGATTCTCTTCTCTTCCACCAACAATCTCTGAGGAGCTGTTCAGATTGGAACTAGATGAATGTGAGAGCAGTTCAGGGCCTCTTTGTGCAGAGATGAAAAAGGTGCAGAAGGCCACCATCAACTTTGACAATACCCTGAGTCCTGCACACACACTGCTCCAAATTCTTTGTGTTGATCAGAAGGGTCTCCTTTATGACATGTTGAGAACACTCAAGGACTGCAACATTAAG GTCACTTATGGGCGGTTCTGGTCAGACAAGAAAGGTTTTCGAGAGGTGGATCTTTTTATCAAGCAAGCAGATGGCAAGAAGGTTATTGATCCTGAGAAACAGGATGCTCTGCGGTCCCGCATGAGGTCCGAAATGCTCCATCCTCTTAGGGTGATGATCGTCAACCGTGGACCTGACACAGAACTCCTTGTTGCCAACCCTGTTGAACTAGCCGGGAAGGGCCGGCCACGGGTCTTCTATGATGCTACTTTGGCTCTGAAAGCGCTTGGAATCTGCATTTTCTCT GCAGAAATCGGGAGACAGGCAGCGTCGGAGCGCCAATGGGAGGTCTACCGATTCCTCCTGGATGACAGCAAAGAATTTCCCTTGTCAAACAGCCTAACTAATAGGAACCGTGTTGTTGATAGAGTAAGGAAAACACTGATGGGCTGTTACAACTGA